A genomic stretch from Kribbella jejuensis includes:
- the phoU gene encoding phosphate signaling complex protein PhoU produces the protein MRDSYHEQLDDILAELERMTRTVSTAVRRSTAALLEADIRKAEEVIASDIQLDAAGEGVEEKVFELMARQSPVANELRMLVAALRMVADLERMGDLAAHVSKIARMRYPAPAIPAELHDVIEEMGSVAGKMVDAAGDVISTRDVEAAGKLEATDDEMDKLRSNQFRLMMDADWPHGVEVAVDMALLSRYYERISDHAVAMARRVVYLVTGELPVAIGGTAAGSGAGASTPNPNGN, from the coding sequence ATGCGTGACAGTTACCACGAGCAGCTCGACGACATCCTCGCCGAGCTGGAGCGGATGACGCGGACGGTGTCCACCGCCGTACGCCGGTCCACCGCGGCCCTGCTGGAGGCGGACATCCGCAAGGCCGAAGAGGTCATCGCGTCCGACATCCAGCTGGACGCCGCCGGCGAAGGTGTCGAGGAGAAGGTCTTCGAGCTGATGGCCCGCCAGTCGCCGGTCGCCAACGAGCTGCGGATGCTGGTCGCCGCGCTGCGGATGGTCGCCGACCTGGAGCGGATGGGCGACCTGGCCGCGCACGTCTCGAAGATCGCCCGGATGCGCTACCCGGCGCCCGCGATCCCGGCCGAGCTGCACGACGTCATCGAGGAGATGGGCTCGGTGGCCGGCAAGATGGTCGACGCGGCCGGCGACGTGATCTCCACCCGCGACGTCGAGGCGGCCGGCAAGCTCGAGGCCACCGACGACGAGATGGACAAGCTCCGCTCCAACCAGTTCCGCCTGATGATGGACGCCGACTGGCCGCACGGCGTCGAGGTAGCCGTCGACATGGCCCTCCTCAGCCGCTACTACGAACGCATCTCCGACCACGCGGTCGCCATGGCCCGCCGCGTCGTCTACCTGGTCACCGGCGAACTCCCCGTAGCCATCGGCGGCACCGCCGCCGGCTCCGGCGCCGGCGCCTCAACCCCCAACCCAAACGGCAACTGA
- a CDS encoding sensor histidine kinase, which translates to MDPTLAAVLGGVIGAALALLSLGAMMLSERAQRKIPESPEPAVPSGVATVLSVLRSSAVVMGPEDQVLQASAPAHVLGIVRGERLVVDDILHMVRQVRRDGEIRQQDLEIVRGRLGATQYVSARVAPLGSQLVLVLVEDRTRERRLDAIRRDFTVNVSHELKTPVGALILLADAVSEASDDPEAVQRFSDRMRIEASRLSRLVKEIIELSRLQGDDPLENPGPVDVNAIIETAVDRCRIDAEDRDIKIVVKTEPELAVLGSEDQLAMAIGNLVENAINYSPDGTRVAVAAHPIGDLVEVTVSDQGVGIPSSDLERIFERFYRVDRARSRETGGTGLGLSIVKHIASIHGGDVRVWSVEGQGSTFTVRLPLRIDPAPGQTDSSSQEEAALNLAPTPPGQIAKETAS; encoded by the coding sequence GTGGACCCCACGCTGGCTGCGGTGCTGGGCGGCGTCATCGGCGCGGCCCTGGCCCTGCTTTCGCTCGGTGCGATGATGCTGTCGGAGCGGGCCCAGCGCAAGATCCCGGAGTCCCCGGAGCCCGCCGTACCGTCCGGCGTCGCCACCGTCCTGTCCGTACTGCGTTCGAGTGCGGTCGTGATGGGCCCGGAGGACCAGGTCCTGCAGGCCAGCGCCCCGGCGCACGTACTCGGCATCGTCCGCGGTGAGCGGCTCGTGGTGGACGACATCCTGCACATGGTCCGCCAGGTCCGCCGGGACGGGGAGATCCGCCAGCAGGACCTGGAGATCGTCCGCGGCCGGCTCGGCGCGACGCAGTACGTGAGCGCCCGGGTGGCGCCGCTGGGCAGCCAGCTCGTGCTCGTACTGGTCGAGGACCGGACCCGGGAGCGCCGCCTGGACGCGATCCGGCGCGACTTCACCGTCAACGTCAGCCACGAGCTGAAGACCCCGGTCGGCGCGCTGATCCTGCTCGCCGACGCGGTGTCGGAGGCCTCCGACGACCCGGAGGCCGTGCAGCGGTTCTCGGACCGGATGCGGATCGAGGCTTCCCGGCTGAGCCGGCTGGTCAAGGAGATCATCGAGCTGTCCCGGCTGCAGGGCGACGACCCGCTGGAGAACCCGGGCCCCGTCGACGTCAATGCGATCATCGAGACCGCGGTGGACCGCTGCCGGATCGACGCCGAGGACCGCGACATCAAGATCGTGGTGAAGACCGAACCCGAGCTCGCGGTGCTGGGCAGCGAGGACCAGCTCGCGATGGCGATCGGCAACCTGGTCGAGAACGCGATCAACTACAGCCCGGACGGCACCCGGGTCGCGGTCGCCGCGCACCCGATCGGCGACCTGGTCGAGGTGACGGTGTCCGACCAGGGCGTGGGCATCCCGAGCAGCGACCTGGAGCGGATCTTCGAACGCTTCTACCGGGTGGACCGGGCCCGCAGCCGGGAGACCGGCGGTACCGGTCTCGGCCTCTCGATCGTCAAGCACATCGCCTCCATCCACGGCGGCGACGTACGGGTCTGGAGCGTCGAGGGCCAGGGCTCCACCTTCACCGTGAGACTCCCGTTGCGGATCGACCCCGCACCGGGCCAGACCGACTCCTCCAGCCAGGAGGAAGCGGCCCTAAACCTGGCGCCTACCCCGCCAGGTCAGATCGCAAAGGAGACAGCTTCGTGA
- a CDS encoding response regulator transcription factor produces the protein MTRVLVVEDEESYSDALSYVLRKEGFEVAVAETGPDALDEYDRAGADIVLLDLMLPGLSGTEVCRALRSRGNVPVIIVSAKDTEVDKVVGLELGADDYVTKPYSPRELLARVRAVLRRGQDVELLPDTLEAGPVRMDVERHVVTVGGTEIRLPLKEFELLEMLLRNTGRVLTRGQLIDRIWGADYVGDTKTLDVHVKRLRSKLEKDPSNPQHLVTVRGLGYKFES, from the coding sequence GTGACCCGAGTGCTGGTCGTCGAAGACGAAGAGAGCTACAGCGACGCGCTGTCGTACGTGCTGCGCAAGGAAGGGTTCGAGGTCGCCGTCGCGGAGACCGGACCGGACGCGCTGGACGAGTACGACCGCGCCGGTGCGGACATCGTCCTGCTCGACCTGATGCTGCCGGGGCTGTCCGGCACCGAGGTCTGCCGGGCGCTGCGCAGCCGGGGCAACGTCCCGGTGATCATCGTCAGCGCCAAGGACACCGAGGTCGACAAGGTCGTCGGGCTCGAGCTGGGCGCGGACGACTACGTGACCAAGCCGTACAGCCCGCGCGAGCTGCTCGCCCGCGTCCGCGCCGTACTGCGTCGTGGTCAGGACGTCGAGCTGCTGCCGGACACCCTGGAGGCAGGACCGGTACGGATGGACGTCGAGCGGCACGTGGTGACGGTCGGCGGTACCGAGATCCGGCTCCCGCTGAAGGAGTTCGAACTGCTCGAGATGCTGCTCCGGAACACCGGGCGGGTACTCACCCGCGGGCAGCTGATCGACCGGATCTGGGGCGCCGACTACGTGGGCGACACCAAGACGCTCGACGTGCACGTCAAGCGGCTGCGCTCGAAGCTCGAGAAGGACCCGTCGAACCCGCAGCACCTGGTCACCGTGCGTGGCCTGGGCTACAAGTTCGAGTCCTGA
- a CDS encoding iron-siderophore ABC transporter substrate-binding protein produces MSWSRTKVVSTISAVLLATTSLAACSSGDDKAAVGSDGTSSSGFPVTLKNTFGETTITKKPERIVTLGWNAQDVVYALGETPVGMPKVTYGPTADGVTAWDQPKFDKSKTTLLDTGDKYPFEKIAALRPDVILAPYEGFDAATYKTLSDIAPTVAYPGAPWQTTWQDQTLLVGEALGKKADAEKLITGIQDKIKQVAAEHPEFKDKTIAVGSFGADNYIYMPGDPRVQILNEMGFENAPGVQALEKTNTKKEFSLAISKEKVADVDADVLIAYVDGIGTQKFLSDPVYSSLKAVKSGGAYPLQDQQVISGMSAVSVLSVPWVLDKVIPGLSKAASAAKN; encoded by the coding sequence ATGTCCTGGTCCCGTACCAAGGTCGTCAGCACGATCAGTGCCGTGCTGCTCGCCACGACCTCGCTGGCCGCGTGCAGCAGCGGCGACGACAAGGCGGCCGTCGGATCGGACGGTACGTCGTCCTCCGGGTTCCCGGTCACGCTGAAGAACACGTTCGGTGAGACGACCATCACCAAGAAGCCGGAGCGGATCGTCACGCTCGGCTGGAACGCCCAGGACGTGGTCTACGCGCTCGGCGAGACCCCGGTCGGGATGCCGAAGGTCACCTACGGCCCGACCGCGGACGGCGTCACCGCGTGGGACCAGCCGAAGTTCGACAAGTCGAAGACGACGCTGCTCGACACCGGGGACAAGTACCCGTTCGAGAAGATCGCGGCGCTCAGGCCGGACGTCATCCTGGCGCCGTACGAGGGCTTCGACGCGGCGACGTACAAGACCCTGAGCGACATCGCGCCGACGGTCGCGTACCCGGGTGCGCCGTGGCAGACCACCTGGCAGGACCAGACGCTGCTGGTCGGTGAGGCGCTCGGCAAGAAGGCCGACGCGGAGAAGCTGATCACGGGTATCCAGGACAAGATCAAGCAGGTCGCGGCCGAGCACCCCGAGTTCAAGGACAAGACGATCGCAGTCGGTTCGTTCGGCGCCGACAACTACATCTACATGCCCGGCGACCCGCGGGTGCAGATCCTGAACGAGATGGGCTTCGAGAACGCGCCGGGCGTGCAGGCGCTGGAGAAGACCAACACGAAGAAGGAGTTCTCGCTGGCGATCAGCAAGGAGAAGGTCGCCGACGTCGACGCCGACGTACTGATCGCGTACGTCGACGGGATCGGGACGCAGAAGTTCCTGTCGGACCCGGTCTACTCGTCATTGAAGGCGGTCAAGAGCGGTGGCGCATACCCGCTGCAGGATCAGCAGGTCATCTCCGGGATGAGCGCGGTCAGCGTGCTGAGCGTCCCGTGGGTGCTCGACAAGGTCATCCCGGGCCTGTCCAAGGCAGCGTCCGCCGCCAAGAACTGA